gcACCCTGTACGTAAGTATATAatcactgctaacccgattggccaaaTATGATCCATAATGTGCCAGTTAAGCTCACATAGTCACGTAAGCTAAAtatgatctagatcagaacaagtacagataatatgcatcctccagaactgtagagaatgaggtgggcctaccctaacagcgctgtccataattacctacggttcattccctgaactgtgggacatgaattgatagcagtaaaaatAGAACTCATACATTGAACAGTAAGTACATAATAACGACATGTATATCAACATGAATGTATTctagatcctgcccattcaggatctaaatacactttagaagataattcagaatcatttcataagtattTTCATACGATCATAtaatagtacgtagaacagttcatgaacgtatatatatatatatatatatatatatttatatatatataagtacaaaatagttttcatgcttttcagtccccgataaagaacttgaacaaaatgtacgaaaaggggataagtgaactcacagtgatctggtacactCACAGTTATCGAGCACAGAGAGCAcgcacagagatagatagattatatctatcaaaatccaagcacACCTTGACAGAAACCTAAGTACATGTTGCTGTGATTTGTTGTTAGAAACatgttttgatcgtcacaaggaacccaaaagtacaaatgatttcacaaaaacaactCAAGATCAAAAGGGTgatttttagtgtgtgaaaaggtggtGGAGGTGTtcctgactatgtgtttttagagagagagaggtgtttggaggtgatgaatgaatagtgaattttctcacactacaatattctatttataccttttccaaatgaatgcactaggtatttccaaggaactatttgtgaacattttgcactagaacaattatggacatgaacatttatgaaccgaaccttcatattttatcgaattaattcataatccgtcacataaatcaagatttaagatcaaattgaccttcaaataagcacatattttaagtctaaagtacgtcaagaacttaaatagattggactgtctagccgttcagatggcgaaagtacgatctaagaacttaattagaatattcgtaaggcggttgttacaataTGAATATACAGGATCTAatatacatgatatatatacatatacatataatatgtaaacATATAAAGATTTGATTTTGGGACAAAGAGAGATATGAAGAATGTGATCTGCTTTTTTTTCTAGATCTGCTTTTGAATTTTGGGATCAGAGTTTTGAATATAGATTTGAAtatagataaaagtttttttttctcaaggAAGCTTTAACTCACACACTTAAATCACCATAAAATACCTACAAATTTCATCATTCATTACATAATAATTCTGACGTGGCATGCCTAAACAACCGACAACAAGGCTTTTCTTACATCACTTGGTTTCTTCCTTTAGTAGTATAGGAAGATACTATACAAACcataacaaataaattaattttacatgTCATCTAGTGATTTAGACTCTAGTAATTTAGACTAGGGCTAAGTGTGCCGGAATGCAGTTAACTAAtcctgaaaagttattgtgtgcacgaactttaggtcGGCATTATTGTATTCACGAAACTTGTTCAAGAGTtccatagtaaacaaaagttaccgggtaagaagttagccggtcaccactttcacgttgacctGTTGACTGCTTATgtggcatgcacacaataactttttgggattagtttatgcacacaataaaaaaatatatgaaaataaacaagttttatgtgaaGTAACCGGTCACACAttcattttatgttcacaataaacataatttcaagtttcctgaatacaataaagtcgacctagagttcgtgcacacaataacttttggtgattagttgactgcatttcgGCGCACTTAGCCCTTTAGACTATATCCcccacatatataaattaaactcaTGGGGATACACAACGGAACAAATATAACATAttagtcttaatacccgtacgatgtatggtagctatatatattgtatcataaataaattcgaaaatgcctcatacatgattcgtgggTTTGAAATAAacagtaataataaatataatatatatttttagtttgaattttggatttaccttaaatttttagaaccacgtcgtatcggaacttgtaagcatagtggatgatgacaaatatccttgtgatttcggatcgtaaactcaaaattttgaagttttcatgttaataacttattataattaatagatGGTTAGATAATTTATTAATCAGAAAACAATAAgttataatgtattttgtattaataagccaagaattagagtttaattttaagtttaataatgaaattgagtttatatataaataagctagtttaacaaaataaataattatttatgcaTGGATATATGTATCCTATTAATAGGGTCATGATATGTCAAAACCCAAATACCATATTTAAttcaatatttaaataaataaatcctGTATACTTCGATTGTTTTAATGGTTTCCTATTAATATTCAAATACGATTACATAACTTACATAAATGATGTAATATTAAAATAAggaatttattgttttaatatgacttattttaataattataataaatggACACTTGTCGTTTTAATATCATGCCACGTGTTGTTTAAAGAGTGCtacaatatttttgttttaacttaCTAgataattaacccgggttcaatccgggcatattaaattttttttttataaaaacgtaTCTCTGTCACTGACATTGCGACAGTCCAACGGTAATTATAACCTCTAAATAGTATACCTTATCATTAGCTTATTAACGCGCATGATATGcagataatttaaaaatctattagGACAAAAGCATTTAGATTATGCAACTTAAAAtaccatatatgatatattagagtttttaaaaggaaaaaaaaacatttaaaaaaaaataacatcagaaaataagaaaaaaatgaaaatgcaaaatattgtaaaaagaaaagtatttatgacatcataaataatttaaataaaaaaactaaattttaagaaaaagtttaaaggtaacaaataagttatttttgtaaaaagatgatgtcacaacaatattgttttatttaatataaagattagtAGATATTTATTCATCAGAAGATCGAATACCCTATTAACTAATGGATTAATAGCTTAGTGAGTCAGTGgtatggatttttttttgtgagggCTTGAATCTGGAAAGGCCCAAATTTAAGTCTAAGATTCAAAATTTTTCCTTAATATATTATCGTGCTTTTGGAAAAATTATTATGAGAATTTTGCTCTTATTAGGCTGGATACAATAGAAAAGTCGATGGGTCGCCGTTGACCCATCAACGTTGACACTATTGTTAGAGAGTCGTCCGGGGGCTTTGATGGATCAAAGTGGCTTGATGAGAGGGAGAGGAGTGAAAGTGGGGCCAACCTTTTCCTTTCCCTCTTTATTTATTTGCTTTTCatcaataatgtatatatatataggatatatatatatataatatgggtgagatattttgagaccacctcttattttaggactaACTAGgatcattgatttttgtacaccatcatcatctactacgatatacaagacttttttgtgaCTTTCCGgagacgggcccaccagaaaatcatgtgtaagttaacttacacatgtgtaagttacttacacatgtgtaagttacttacacatgtgtaagttacttacacatgtgtaacttacacatctgtaaattaacttacacatgatttttctgtgggcccgtcgctggaaagtcttagtgtttttacaaaaaagtcttgtatatcgtagtagatgatgattgtggtgtgtaagttacgaaaatcaatggttcttttttggactttttttagttggtctcaaattatctttccccatatatatatatatgtatatgtatagggtgaggatcctggaagaaggtgacttaaggagagaagggagagaaggtcctattagctaatcagaacgcgacatgtggcaaaatttaaaaaaaaagcgcggtggcaattttgtaaataaatgaaagCTTTatgaagcttggtcagcttgggatctcagtgggttgggtcagcATGGGTTGGGTCTGCTTGAGTTGGATCAGTTTTGTTTGGTTCAGTTTGATCAGTCAGCTTGGGTGTGGGTCAATttgtctgggtcagcttggggtcatgTCAGgtttaggtcagcttgggtcagcttggggttgggtcagtttggggtctgggtcatctTTGGTCATGGTTGGGTAAGCTTGGGGCCTGGGTCGGGTCAGTTTGAGGTCTGGTCaatttgggtcagcttgacacaatttacacataatctatacaaatgtagattatgggttttgggtcagcttggggtcaggtcagGTTAGctcagcttgggtcagcttggggttgggtaagtttggggtctgggtcagggttgggtcagcttgacacacaatctacacaaatgtagattgtgggttttgggttagcttgggttctgggttgggtcagcttgggttctgggttggatcagcttgggtcaggttgggttagcttggggtctggtcagcttggggttgggttagcttaacacaaatgtagattaatctacacaaatgtagattatgggttttgggtcagcttaggttctgggttgggtcagcttggggttgggttagcttaacacaatttacacataatctacacaaatgtagattatgggttttgagCTAGCTTGGGTCACGTTGGGTCAGCTTCGGGTCTTTGTCAGGTTgcatcagcttgggttctgggtcaggttggatCAGGTTGGGGTTTGGTccggttgggtcaggttggggttgggttagcttgacacaatttacacataatccacacaaatgtagattatgggttttgggtcacgTTGGCTCAACTTCGGGTCTGTGTCAGGTTgaatcagcttgggttctgggtcaggttgggtcaggttggggtttggttgggtcagcttaggattgggttgggttagcttggggttgaccaagctgaccaaccaagctggcCCAGAACCtgggctgaccaagctgaccacccaagctgacccataacccaagctgacccataacccagACTGACcaaaagtttgttttatttacaaaaatgtcaccgcgcaattttttttaaaaaacgacATGTCACGctttgattggttaatataaCCTTCTCTTcttaacacaccttcttatttgatctctctcctatatatatatatatatatgtgagtgTGTGTAGTAGTAGTATATGTGTGTGCGTGTGCAGGtgacaaaaaagaagaaaatacaaTTTTTAGAAATTTACACTATTAGTTCcaatagtattttatatatgttttcatatatttaaataaatttaagtttAGTCCCTTAagaattaatttatttatattttagttttgaagttcttaaaagttttaaacttaattattatgtgaaatataatataatatttttcttattcataaaaatattttatttatttttgtataattatagaataaaataaataaaagttgaggaaGATGTGAGAAAGAGGTGTGGAAGAAGTATTATTAGGAGTCAGTGTGGAAAATGTGAATGAGAAGAGTGAAAAAAACTAATGTGGCAGTGTGCAAGAAGTGTGAATGAAGTGCCTATTGTATAAGGCCTTAGGTATTAGGTGAATGAGCTATTGTGTGAATTTGGTCAAGAAAACATAGTCTAGACCTTTTATTGTGATATTCGATCTGTACAagtcaaaaaatcaaaaggacTAATACTAGCGgaaaatgaaacaaatataaaatcataataagAAAATGTTATTATAAAGAGATTATCCTAAAAAGTTGCATGATTTGCTATGAATTGCCTTGTGCAATATGCTAAATCACGTACATACGAAAATGCTTTTTTAGTTGCATCTTTAAGTATTATAATTCACAAAGTCATTGAATAACAAATTATAGTCAATAGCCTAAGCTGATATTAGTAAACCGACTAAGTTCATATTATGAGCAGAAAAAACTTGTGAAGTTAATTTCTCATATTGTTCCACCCATCTATATTCCAATGGCTGAGGTATTTATAGGTTAATACCCTGCTTCATTGGTGTTCAATTCTTTCATGTACTTGTCTTCTTATGGTTATATAGAAAGGAATCTTTGATAGTTACATTCTCATACAAGTAGCCTCACTAAATTTGTCACACGTCTTCTTTGAGGCAATAGAAGTATGGACacacataaataaaaacaaaatgaacCATTAACCTGGAATACTATGATTGTATAACTCCACAAGTGTCATCCTTATCTTCTTGTTCAAGGTTTGGCTGCATGTTCCGGACACAGATTGAGACATTTGTCAGATATCAATTTGTCTAAGTGTTCTTGAGCGGACTACAATCCCAAGTTAGACTTTTACATCCAACGTACTTTATCTTCTATCTTCATATTGCCTttgacttggattgaatgataTATAAGCAAGATTAGAAATGTCTTAAACTGACTCAGAACAGATTATAAAATCTTAAAAGATTTTACTAAGTGTTTTCTATCGGGTCATCGCCAACATCTATTGAAATATCATTATCTCTATTAAGATGGTATGTTTTtaaagcatttttttttatctaatttcTCAACTTCCGTTTCATTCCTATTCCCATTTTTAACCAATCCGGATATCCGTGACCCGACCCTTACTGttctaacaaataaataaaaaatgaaagtggCTCGTTTGACCAACTTTGGGCCCGAGTAAACCCTCTCCAATTAAAGGAGAGGCAGTTATTTTCACAAATCATGTcaaaatttaatcaaacacatacatattcaaGGTTCTGAGGCGTAAAGCGGCTTGTCCCTATACGCCGGCGAATCCTGTTTCAACAACCTATTCTACATATCAGTTCTCCCGACACGGTCTAAGTGCTATCTCCAGTTTGATGCACAATCAATATCGTTATACATTCACactttgttaattaaaataaaaaatttataaattattagctaggtaatcttaattaattactcaAGGTCAAATGTAGTATCTCATGACAGATTAACATAATTGCAACTAACCGGGCTTGTATATATTTGGACTAGTTGTAACTAACCATCTTTTAGACTTTCCGTCAAAAGTggcaaataaatatttaatcaaCTTGAATCAgatttaatatcaaaataaacGACTTAACGATGGTCATCACCCTAGAGGCTAAGGATGTTAACAGATGATCAATCTCTAATTAGCTAGCTATTAAATATGtctaatctatatttattttttttcaacgtATCAAAAACTGATAAGACTTGGTAgccacaaatttttttttttgccaatatTATACTAAATACCATTAATAAATACAATTTCAGACTTTGTATTTCAATAAGTTATCTTTCGTGACgtttgaaaatcttaaaatgaTACTCTCTTCATCCTAAAATACATACCCTCATTACATTTTTGTTGCTCATTACTTTTTGTTGTATCAATATAAGTTTCCAGTttcatgtatttatttttacttttattcttttataaaacaaactactcttTTCGCTTTTTGGGCCTGTGCTTATAAGGGTGATCTTCTTGAAACTTCTTCCatgccacatcagcatcacattACACAGGACTCTACCCAGGACTCTCACTGTCTATAAGGACAACTTCTTCAGAACTTCTTCGTCATATCAttaattcttttatatttttcaattacttaaacataaaattaaataactatttttttatattaaaaacatatttagattaataaaatctaaaaaacataaataaaaaataataataaattaatgttaGGGACtaaattaataacttttaaaactcAAGAGTTATTTCATAAATATACTATACTTtaggggttaaaatgaaaatcgCTTATTATATagtaatgtatatatgtgtgtaagtGAGTCTTCTTCCTCAGCTAAATGAtacagacatatatatatatatcaaccatatatatatattttacagagcaaaaaaaaaaagaaaacattcaaacGGCCACAAAGGACCCACACCCTCGCGTCTTCCATCTTCTTCGCCAAGAACAACTCAGAGGATGCAGCCAGGACAACAACAGCCACTAGGGCGTCCGCGTCTTGGCACCTTGGGACGCTCGCAAAGAATAGCTATAAGCACCGACCTTAACATTGTATcttaaaaaacccaaaatacccttaacttTAACACATTCTCAACCCATACACTACATCTTCcaatccttaaaatattttctcattttatctaTTCATACTATTACTATCAtctattcactaatttaaatattttcacccaatatacatataataatgttaatgaaattatttacatcaTACATCCCTTAACCctcaaaataactacactatctcttttacattaattacttttacattaataatcacaccgTTATCTTTACCACTCCCGTTACCATTAAACTATATGGCTTTTTCAATAACTTTGGGCCTCCTAATATAATATGGGCCAATAAGTAGTAACCAAGAGAAAGCCCAAATCAATCCAAACGACATTGATGATTAGGAGACAAACAAACGATAAAAACCCCAATTTCCATCAACGGTCGTCTTTATGGAGGGAAATCACTACTTTTAGAAAACTGAGGCAAATCCATGCTTCAATGATCATTAATGGATTCAATTCAAACAAATTAAATCTTCGAGAACTTATATACGTTTCGGCGTTAGTTATACCTTCTGGAATTAGTTATGCACACCAACTGTTCGATCATATCACTCAACCAGACTTATTTATGTGGAACACTATGCTTAGAGGCTCTGCTCAAAGCCCGAACCCTGGAAAGACTGTTTCTTTGTTTAACCAGATGGAAAAACGAGATGTTAGGCCGGATCGTTATTCTTTTCCGTTTGTGCTTAAGGCGTGTACTAAGCTTTCTTGGGTTAATATTGGTTATGGTGTTCATGGAAAGATTATGAAATATGGGTTTGAAGATAATACGTTTGCGAAGAATACCCTTATTTATTTTCATGCTAATGTTGGGGATATAGATATCGCGAGTGCTTTATTTGATTCTTCAGCGAAAACCCAAGTTGTTGCTTGGTCTGCTTTGACGGCTGGGTATGCAAGGAGAGGGAATTTGGTTATGGCGAGGAAGGTTTTTGATGAGATGCCGGAGAAAGATTTGATTTCTTGGAATGTAATGATTACGGGTTATGCAAAGAGAGGGGAAATGGATAGTGCCAGAGTTTTGTTTGATGAGGTACCAAAAAGAGATATTGTAACGTGGAATGCAATGATAGCGGGATATGTAAATTGTAAGTTACATAAAGAAGCGTTGGATATATTTGAAGAAATGACGAGTTTGGGAGAACAACCTGATGAGGTAACAATGTTGAGTCTTGTAACAGCATGCACAGACTCTGGGGATTTAGATATTGGTGAGAAGATTCATCGTTCTGTTCTTGATTTAGGTGGCGGAGAATTGAGCATTTTACTTGGCAATGCGCTAATAGATATGTATGCAAAGTGTGGGAATATAGATAAAGCACTCAAGATTTTTCGTAGTATGAAAGAAAAAGTGGTGACAACTTGGAACTCTATAATTGGAGGTTTAGCCTTTCATGGTCACTCTGAGGAAGCCATAGATATTTTCAAAGAAATGTGTCAACTGAAAATAAAACCAAACGACGTAAGTTTTGTTGGGGTGTTGGTGGCTTGCAGTCATGCAGGCAAGGTTCAAGACGGTCGGGAGTATTTTCGTCTCATGAGAGACAAGTATAAAATTGAGCCAAACATAAGGCATTATGGGTGCATGGTTGATCTTCTTGGACGTGCAGGACTTTTAAACGAAGCATTTGAATTTGTAGACAAAATGAAGATGAAGCCAAATGCAATCATATGGAGGACTTTACTTGGATCATGTAGAGTTCATAATAATGTTGAGTTAGGTAGGCATGCTAACGAGCAATTACTCAAATTAAAATGGGGTGAAAGTGGTGATTATGTATTGCTTTCGAATATATATGCTTCACAAGGCGAGTGGGACGGTGCCGAAAGGTTGAGGAAGGTTATGGATGATAAAGGAGTGAGGAAAGAGGCTGCAAGTAGTTTAGTTGATGCAGATGAACAGACTCTCATGCAATTTCTGTTTGATTCTAAACCTAAAACAACCGTTGGCAAGAAGCATAGTTTGATTCGCTAAGCCAAAGAGGTAACAGAATCCTCCATGTTAATTACATAATTATACTTGCACTATAGATTATAGAACATTTGAAGTAGAAGTGGCACTAATAAATTGGTCAATCTTAGGTAGTAAAATCTTAAAAAATCcattttaaatacataaaatctCCTAATCcattttctatttaaaaaatatgcatATTATTGTTGTAGTTAGTTTGTTTTTGTAATCTTAATCAGTGagaaaaatgtcaaaaatgGACCCAGAATTTTTTTAAGGTAAAACTGAACTGGCCTGCCCATTACTGCCACTAATAAATATGACCCGTTTTTCAAACCCTTTTTGACCGCTGACCCAACCCTCCTGTCTTGCCAAATCTAATATTGACAAA
The Erigeron canadensis isolate Cc75 chromosome 2, C_canadensis_v1, whole genome shotgun sequence DNA segment above includes these coding regions:
- the LOC122589194 gene encoding pentatricopeptide repeat-containing protein At5g15300, which gives rise to MIRRQTNDKNPNFHQRSSLWREITTFRKLRQIHASMIINGFNSNKLNLRELIYVSALVIPSGISYAHQLFDHITQPDLFMWNTMLRGSAQSPNPGKTVSLFNQMEKRDVRPDRYSFPFVLKACTKLSWVNIGYGVHGKIMKYGFEDNTFAKNTLIYFHANVGDIDIASALFDSSAKTQVVAWSALTAGYARRGNLVMARKVFDEMPEKDLISWNVMITGYAKRGEMDSARVLFDEVPKRDIVTWNAMIAGYVNCKLHKEALDIFEEMTSLGEQPDEVTMLSLVTACTDSGDLDIGEKIHRSVLDLGGGELSILLGNALIDMYAKCGNIDKALKIFRSMKEKVVTTWNSIIGGLAFHGHSEEAIDIFKEMCQLKIKPNDVSFVGVLVACSHAGKVQDGREYFRLMRDKYKIEPNIRHYGCMVDLLGRAGLLNEAFEFVDKMKMKPNAIIWRTLLGSCRVHNNVELGRHANEQLLKLKWGESGDYVLLSNIYASQGEWDGAERLRKVMDDKGVRKEAASSLVDADEQTLMQFLFDSKPKTTVGKKHSLIR